In Sebastes umbrosus isolate fSebUmb1 chromosome 15, fSebUmb1.pri, whole genome shotgun sequence, the genomic window AGTATTAATATGTACAGGTCTGTGTTTCAGTGTTCAACCTGCCTGTTACCTCCCGCTGCCTCTGACGGACATTTCTGCGCTGCCAATGATGTGAAAGAGACACCAACGTCTGTGAGCAGAACAGCTTGTTCAGATTTGTAGCACCTTATTTGGTGAGTCCCTAAACCTGCTGATCGCTTATTGATGTTTAGCGATCATCAACCTCTCGCTCCTGTCACGTGAAAATCTTCTGAATCCAACCCAGACACATTTTACAGTTCCTTACTTGAATTGAAAGTTTACGTAAAGAGAGATGGGTACATTTCATGGCTGCAAGATTTATAAAATCTACTCACAACTcagtttctcattttaaaaaaaatatttttttttacaggtgttggatttagattttttttctaaatactagggctgtcaaatgatGAAAGTAGtttatcatgattaattgcaaattaatcaaattttttatcttttcaaaatgtaccttaaaggtacatGGAAGtattcatttgtcaagtatttaatactcttatcaacacacGAGTGGGAAAATATTCTTGTTTTATACGAATGtaagtttatatttattattggaaatcaattaacaacacaaaacaatgacaaatattgaccagaaaccctcacaggtactgcttttagcataaaaaaaataatgctcaaatcataacatggcaaactcaagcccaacaggcaacaacagcgtcagtgtgtcagtgtgctgacttgactgctGTATCttcaaactgagcccgctacaacctccgaaagatcgattgcgtcaatttgttaaagaaattagtggcgttaaaacgtatttgcattaacacgttactATCGCGTTGACTTTTTACAGCCCTACTAAatacacaaggctttcatctgACAGCAGTGACATTTTTTTAGGGAATTGTCTTTACCCTCCAAACAAAGTGCGATTTGATGAAGCTGTTCTGCTCAGAAGTGAAAAAGACGTGGACGATATACCATGTTTAatgcaaaaatcaaatacatgAAACTTTGTCGGCCACAGTGGACACACTTCATAATATTTTAGTCTCTCAACGGGGATTTTGAAAACTTGAGAGGGAAAATGAGCAGTTTTACAGTAAAGGCATTGGTTCCTCCTAGGTGGGCTCTACTTAACTTAGATATAGTTATGCAACAACTGATTCCTAAGGGAAGTATATTTCATAGACACCCACACAAGACCTGAATCTGGGATGTAACTGCACACACAACTGGACTGTTAAAGAGGAGTACAGTGTGACGACATTAACTTAAAGGGTCACGTTAAGGGTCTCGTTTGGTGCTATGAAATGCAATACTTCCCATCTGTGTCAAGTGCattacacatatactgtattttgtaatACAGAGAATTTTACAGTgtataaatattgatatttatcGCTGTACGATGCTTGTTCAGTGTTAtttatgagagagagaaaataaaaccgGTCAGACTTTTACACAATTTTTGTTCCGTTTTTTTACTTGCTTAAAGtcttttttattacaaatatttgaaaaactcactctttatgaaaatgtacagATTTATAATCACTTATAGTTTTAATCCATGTTAATTTGCAGATAACCCAGTAATACATATTAATCAAACCTGATCTtcaaggaataattcaacattttgggatttGTTTTCTGgcagagttggatgagaagattgtTACAACTCATGTATGTACATTAAATATAAAGCTTCAGATAACAGCGATATCAGCAATGTTTacatgagagtgatatcaaACTTCTCATCTGACTCCGCCATAAAGCATagaagcgtatttcccaaaatgtcaaactattgctttaatgTTTTGTATCTAGTCCATTCCTCTTTTTGTTTAATAATTTACAACTCAGGATCCCTCATGTAATACTGAGTCAATCCCTGTCCTTGTTTGCCTTTTAATAAACTTCCTATCAACCTTGTTATTTAAAGGGTAAcctcggtatttttcaacctggaccctattttcccatgtttttgtgtctgactgactaatagggacagcAATTTCTGatactggtccagtattgaaggagagtgctgtagacggcagctgctcacaggctgcaacaTGGTGCTAATGGGGCAAGCTGGCGACGTCATTTAAGTCCagtaaaagtgcttgtttttgccatgacaggctctgattgttattataagtgtctaacattatggaaagagtctctcggttgaatagtggaatacatccgtGGTGGAAACACGAGTGTTTgtgtacagaaagcgtagcttagtgttatctaaaagattttcagtgtcatggctgaatatttagatgatttccacaacgTGGATGAGGTATTTCTTTtggccagagtatacggatattcgcATTTCACAACACTTCacttctccttgagcaggaCTTGGATACAGTAACAAACAGAttggatcaagcgaaaggtaagaaaaaggtttttatttctttgtaggatcctttccataatgttgtcagacacttaaataacaatctgagcatgtcagtggaaaaaacaagcactttgtgttgtccccattagtcatttagccacaaaaacatgggaaaatactgtaaggtccaggttgaaaaatacgtTACCCTTTAAGATAGCAGCCTAAAGTAACTGGTATCAGTGGGGAAACTGATCTCAACAGATGTTTTCCCAGAAATGTGTTGCTGATTACATTTCAGCTCCATACTATCTTTGTTGAGCTGCCACATATTTCATAAATTCCTTTCCCCTCCACATCATAACCTCTCCCAAATCCCAGCATGAATCCCCTTAATATTACCTGGCTTCATCCTCGACCCTTTCAGAGTGATGGGAGACGAAATGTTCTCGTTCAGAAGGTTTCCCCTTATCTTGCAAACCTCTAAATAACTGTCAGTCCTCAaatatgcagcagcagcagcactgtacGGCCAGAAATAATGCTGGCTTCTGGGGCAGTTTGTCACAGCAATTTTGAAGGGAAGTGGTGATGGATGTGGCGGTGGTGATGCAGAGCACCGCTTATGCTTGCCCTTGCCTTGCCTGTGACAAGCTATCTGTACAGGGGGAGgtgggtgtttgtgtggacAGTGTCTGACAGACATGGTCCAGATAGATCCTGCTTGTGAGCAGTATTGTGCCCATGTAaccacgcacacactcacaacaTACAGTGGGAAAGTTGCCCTCTGCTTGCACcccaaatacaacaaaaaatacaaaagccCAGAGAGAGCCCAGCCACAGCCTATCAATCAAACCGTAGCAGACCACACTCCTGTTGCATTTTATTTCTCCATCTGTTACCAGGAGCTGCAGCACACAGATTTGTCTGCAGCTCTTCACACAACCCGCCGATCTCTTCCGGGCTCGGGTCAGATCTGTGTCCGATCCATCATCATCCAACCCTGCCTCAAAGGACAAACCTCATCCCAGAGCCTCTCCGCCAGCACACGGATACGTCCACACAAAACCAAGAACATTCATTTTGACGGGCCTCAAATGAAAGCCCTAGTTCTTACTGAGGGCTACGCTTTTGGAGGAAAGCTCCAAAAATACATCTGTGAGGCTGTTGGTgcttggaaaaaaacatctcagagtgaaattgtaaaagaaaaaaaacgggGTGAGGGAAATGATCTTGGAATACATCTACGCAGCCTTCCAGAGGGAAACCTATGGCGCGGATGTTAATGGATTTGTGAAGGAGGGAAACGCTGATGGGCCTCTGGCAGAGGGATCCCGCTCAAGGCAGATTGATAGATCACATGACCACTCTCTTGGCCAGACAGCTGTTGCCTCCATCTGTACCATATATGACCTGCTAATGCTCTCCTCCTTTATGCTGACATGCTCAGTACACAAATAGGGCAAAATAGTCCACCTCTGAAGGACCATGAGAAACAATTTTACTCAGATTTCTGACAATGCTCCGCTGCTCATCATCCTGTACTGGCTTGAAGCTGAAATcagtttattgttattatacacCCTCGTCTCTGGCCATGCATGCTGACCCTTAAAGGAGCAttatgtaggatttggtggcatctagtggtgaggttgcagattgcaaccaatggAAACTTCTCCCGTATGctaagcatgtaggagaactatggtggcctacgcaaaaaacagtttttggtttgtccgttctgggctactgtagaaacatggcggccggctccgtgaagagaggacccgctcccaatgtagatataaacagctcattctaaggtatcGAAAACCCAATGATTCAtactttcaggtgattatacactaatgaaaacatgtttattaatattatattcaatttatgccaatagatccccctaaatgttacacacacagttccttttatctatttttatgaGTTAATTGCACTACGGTATTCTGGACTTTCACCAAAAGAAGTCTACCACTTTAACTAAATTTAATCCTAGGACTGAAACGATTATTTAATCGAAAAATTATTTGCAActattttgcttattttttattaataatttttcatgtaaaaaaaggtcaaaaaatgtcactggttccagcttctcaaatgttagTATTTGctgtagggctgcaattaacgattattctcattgtaaattaatctgtcgataattttctcgattaatcgattagttgtttggtctataaaatgtaaaaaaatggtgatcagtgtttcccaaagcccaagatgacctcctcaaatgtcttgttttgtccacaactaaaagatattcagtttactgtcacagaggaataaagaaaccagaaaatattcacatttaagaagctgaaatcagagaatttagactttttttctttcaaaaatgactcaaaccgattaatcaattgtcaaaataattggcgattaatttaatagttgacaactaatcgattaattattgcagctctaatttgcTGCCTTTCTGTCGAATGTGAAGGTAAACTGAATATGATTGGGTTTTAAACTTTTAGTgggacaaaataagacaattTAAGACATCACTTGggatttaggatttttttttttaaagtaatgattatttaaaaaaaattaatattatCTGGGTTTTttcagccctaattaaaactgaaaactACCTACCAAATCTCGATTTGTTTTGCAGGTGCATACAAACCATGGGTCTTTCAGAAGGTTCAGctccagagaaaaaaaatagaaaattgtGTAGATTTGTGGCACAGTATGTTAAATTACCTGAGCTTGTATGACAAGAATCAGgctcagattaaaaaaagacaaacctcATTCTTAAGGTTTATATGTTTTAGGCTTTAGGTGAACTCATTAATAGAGCTGGACAGACTTAGCTCATATGTCCTTGCTAATCAGGAACCAGTGGGACGGGGGACAAACGGGGGAGGGATGCCTGTTCTGATGACGCCTGCTCCCAGGGAAGAGTCACATCTGTGTCCTCTCCTAAGGTCAGCGCTTCTTCACTCTGTGCTGTAAAAACAGTGCTGTCTGCTCACATGGAAACACACTCTCAGATCTGAAGGGTGCATTACAGAGAGAGGTGAGGGACGCGTCTTGACAGTGTGATGGCAGAGACTGCGAGGAGGAGGTTACATATGGTTTGGGGTAAAACAGAGGTCATAATGCAGAATTGTAGATTCTAGGTGCTAGTTAatctttacatacagtatcatTCTAATGGGCCTTTTCCACAGCACACATTTTACATGACAGCAGGAAAACCACAGGCgcattaataatataaataagggCTGCACTCATTTAAGCTTCACTGGTTTTGGACCCATGTTTCAGTGGGTTAAATTAGCTGCAAATGCATTAATAAATTATGTGTTTAAATCTTTGTGTGCAATTGTGATGAATTTGCTGTTGTGTAATGTTTCTGCAGCTATAGCttaaaatacaataatgtagtggtaaacaatgtattttttttgtgtaaatgacacttttttttaacaattgcAATTCAACTCTGTAGTGCTCTCTAGTGGTCAGATGCCAATGCTACATATACACAGTGCAACAAACtgatattttaacatttattggtgctttctacatttatttgagcaattttacaaaaaagaaaaaaaaaaaaaaaagcggggAGAGAAACTAAATCAAGAAACACATTAGAAGATAAAACTCATCGAATCAAGATATCAAATTTACAGGCAACCAGATGAGGTCAGAACATCTTCTTTCACAGAGAACATATTTCTGTGGTCTGAACCCAGCACTGAGGAAGTCTGCACTGGGActgtaaaacacaacaaaacaaactagACCAGCTGATCTAAAACTTGAACTGGCCGCATTTTAGCTTGTTTTGTGCGTTTCTAAGCAGCGGAGAAGCTACAGTAGATTCCCCAGTGATCACTAGTGAAGCGCCCACAGTCCAGCTTCTCCAGACCCAGCAAGGCCATGTGGTCAGGGGCCAGGCGTGGGGCGCCTTCCTTGGTGGCCGGGCGCAGGTAGACCCGGTCGAAGCGGCAGCGACTGACGTAAGGAAGagtcttgttgttgttggcttTGGTGTCCCATGTGTAGCGGCAGTGCTCTTGCTTTCCCAGTCGCTCCCACACATCGCTGACACTTGGGGGAAGACCCACCTTGGCAACCTGAGATGGAGCCCAAGGTACTAATTATTAAAGGAGGTACACTGTGTGAGTGCATGTATGGGGATAATTGATAACCAAAAATGTAAGTGTTAACACCATGCAGACTTTACTTGGGGAGTGGATTACCTTTTGAGCCATCACACATGATGTACAGACAAGTGACTGACCTCAGAGTCCCTCAGGTTTGTGTCCCCTCCAAACAGGACGGTGACATCGTCAGGCgcctctctcatcctctgcaTCACCACTCGCAGCTGTTTCATGCGTTCCGGTGCGCTAGCTTTACAGCTCTCGAGGTGGGACGTAATAAGACACAGCTTCTGGCCTTTGAACGTCACCTGatctcaaaaagaaaaaaatccaactTTGTATCAACTAAGGTGAGCCGAACATGGCGTTAAGCATTTGGAATGAACTCTTCGTGTGCACAAACCTGAGCTACAAGCAGATTCCTCATCATTTGAGTCGTGGGGTACGTTACTATCTGGCTCTCCAAAAATTTGACCCGCGTCTTCTTCAGCAACATCCCAGTGAAGTAACCGTCTTCACCACCTGGTCAAGTTAAGAGGAGAGTTTATACTGCTGAGATCAGCCACAGTgtattacttttagttttaacatttaaagtgaaaataccTACATCATAGGTCTTTTCCACAgcaaacattttgacttgtcatagtaggaaaagcccAGGTGTTACTAACAACATaaacaatggctctgttctattgaagtgtcccagtgagccagcatgcacaataccagaaccctgaaactgaagcagctagaTGGAATTCAGTCATTATTAACTGtgttatttacacctgtgctttttctactgtgacatgtcaaaaggTATTTAGTGAGCATACTGTACCTTCAATGAATAGGTAGCTGACAGCCCGTTTCTTCAAGTACTGGACGTAAGGTGGGATGAGCTCCTGCAGGAACACCACGTCAGGAGTGTATCTACATGAAGACAAGATTCATTTTTCAAATATAATCTGCATCTTACACTTGATATCAACAGAGTTTAAGAAGTTTGGGTTACCTGTcacaaaaaatatcaaatgATGCCAACAAAGTGTAACAGTGTATATACACAATCTTACAAGGCTAAGAAGGAGCACAGGCCTCTGGCGCGCTCTCCAAGGTCGTCTGTATCAAGTCCATCCACGTTCCAGGAGATCAGTGACAGTTTATTGTCGTCTTCTTCTGAGGGCTTGGAGGCTGGACTGTCTCCAGTCAAATCTATACTGGAAATTTTTAAGAGACtgttaattaatttgtaaatgtaGTCTGGCTATAACAGGAAGAGTAGTGGCTAAatctcaccacacacacagtaacttgGACAAAAGGAGGGAAGACAGTAGACTTACCAGTCTGCTGGAGGTTTTTCCTCAACTTTCTGCCTCTTTGTTTTATGGGTGGTGTCACTATCTGGGAAATCTTCTTCAAATACTCTCTCCAAATCAGCCTCAAAGTATGAATTCAATGCTTTCTGAAAGACAAGTGATGGGGGTAATGTACATCAGGGTCAACTGCCTGAAGGTTTCCATgcataacagattttttttttgctcaaagtctttttattggtattcaaTAAATCCCCCCCcatccctataacaatattactgcaccattaaataagcagagttaatttcataaacaattacatttatacatataaatgaattaaatccgatagcgacataaatgaaacacacaaaacaaacaaaaaaagaaaaatataagtaaattaaaaataataataatacattaattaaaaatttaaaaaaactaaaaaaagggaggggaaaaggaaaggaccaaaaaaattaaaatataagtaaattaaaaataataataataaataaatttaaatttaaaaaaaaaataaaataaaaaaaacccaaaacactTAACTATAAATTGtgaattatatgtaatatggggtcagcagtttaaaactGCAATGTCAGTTGTATCCTTTTTCTATATAGATTAAAAAGGGTCTCCATATAGCATAACATCTCTGAGCACACCCTTCTCACACCATCTTCTCTAATACTAAATGATGCATAACAgatttttaaacacatgttGGCACTTTTTTTAGCCTTATGGGCTGATTAATGCAGTACAATAAGATGCAGCAGTGTTGAACTGGACCACAACGTTTCCACCAGCTGTTTCATCCTGCCTCTAGCTGCAACAGTAACCTAGTAATGTAGTAATCCCATCTCAGAGGCCTCAGATGATAACTGTACCTCCATCTCCCAGTCGTTCTCAGCCAGGTAGCCCTGAGCTGCAGCGATATCAGTTCCTGTTACAGCTGCAAACTCATCGCAGAGGCGACTTCTGTTTGCTTCCACATTAGAAACCGACGGCTTGTCCGAGTCGGATGCAGAAGCCATCTTTCCCAGCCACTAGTGTTACTTACAGAGTCACACAGGTAGAATAGAGTTAAACGCAAACATGTTTATCTGGGTACCAGGGTGTACATGTGAAAGGCTTCCGGGTGAATCTGACAATTAGCAACAAATCTCAGCGCAGCaaactgttctttgtttgatTAAaggtaaacaaatatatatgtacagtcACCAATAAATATCACcacatattgttattattgcgGCACTGTTTACTTTCTTAATCGAATTTACAACACATCTTGGTCGAAACACAATGTAGCTAGCTAGATTAGCTTAATGTTCCACCCGGACGATTTATAGAAGGCGACCGTTTCCGGTGTGAAGTAAACACAAGTTTGACATTGGCTTCATTTGACTCGTTAAATATGGTTTCTCTGTCTTTAAACtcgttaaaacaaataatgaGAGCAATGGTAGATAATCAGGGCTTCGACAGAGTCCTGAGAAAGGTAAAGACACACATTATTGGACATTTCTTGACCGTTTTTAAGATGTATTTATGTGACTGCCATGTGTTTATCCTCAGGTGGACGTTTTGTCTGCGAGCCCAGGTAAGGTGGTGTGTGAGCTGCGGGTAGACGAGGAGCACACCAACCGGGGAGGGACGCTCCACGGCGGGCTGACAGCCACCCTGGTCGATGTCATCTCCACCATGGCTATCATGTACTCTGAGAGGGGAGCACCAGGAGTCAGTGTGGACATGAACATAACGTGAGTCCATGAACAgtgtgagaaacacctgaacacctTCACCTGTAGATTAACCTGTGAGATATAACTGGACATTTGAGCTCTCAAAAGGACAAATGTAACCACAGATAACACTGGTTGTAGGGTTCATAACTTCATATATTATGCCTAATCTTCACATATTGCACTAAACGTGGATCTGAGACTTACAGTAACCACTTTGAagactaattattatttttttaaatatatttttatgagagCTACAGGTTATTTTACATGGTAATGgagcatacatactgtatgtttgtattctggggtatcgttcctatacagagggtagtttagtttatttattgactttgttttaatatttaattattgttttaatttatttatttattgttttgagttgaatgtgctacttattttgtactgtaattaccttgtccccttttctaccttttcttTTCGTAAAGCTGActtggtgtaaactgctcagaattccaatgtacttattggtgcaaatggcaaataaaactcttgtaTCTTGAATCTTAATTGCACAatttttttgaatttatttCCTCCAAATTATTCTTGTAATTTTATGTTCAGGTTTAAAAACGACTTAATCTTACATGATTAAGGCTGAATCATATTCTACAGCTTTCTCATACATTTTAGGCTTTGCTGTAGTTAGGGTTTTAGAAATACTGATGTCACCAAAAAGAAAATCCCAAatgtttaaatttttttaaatctttcagTCAGCAATCAGATTTTCTTAAACTACTTCAGTCAGTTTAGAAAATACCACGATATTTAAGGTTTTAGTGGTACAATGTAAACCTCAtgttcctaaaaaaaacaaaaactaaatgcccccccaaaaaaatacagAGGGCTCTGATCTCTGTGTctacagcagcacacacacaccctgattCCAGTCCCTGACTGTCAGTGTGTTAACCAAGTCAGGTTAAAGTTTAACTTCATAAACTACAAATGACGGAGAACAAATGTTAATGTCTTACAGATACATGAATGCTGCCAAGATTGGAGAGGACGTTCTCATCACTGCTCAGGTTCTGAAGCAAGGACGGACGCTGGCGTTTGCCACCGTCGACCTCACCAGCAAGGCCACAGGAAAGCTCATAGCACAGGGGAGACACACTAAACACCTTGGCAGCAGCTAAACTGTCTCGCCGCAGGTGCCTGTCTGTCTATCACATATCTAACTGTACTGTCAAAACAAGGGACTAACTAGTTTGCAAAACCACTGACTATGTACAAAATATGGCGTTAACAGTGGTGAGTGCAACAAATCCTTCTCACAGTTACTTACTTGATGAGTGTTGTTACCATTGTACATATTTGTCGTCGAACAGATACAGAGAAACTACTAGCTGTATGGTCAGAATCAGTCCTGACCTAACTACTGTATCAATTGTACTGTTTCATGCAcatgcaataaaacaaatagaCAAGAGTTATGCTTTCAGAATTTGCATTGTATTGGGATATGCTCAGCAGTATTGATTTGAgaatcaacagaaaaaaaacccagaagttACACGCCTTAAACTCTTTCAACTGAACACACTGAATCAACAAGGAGCAAAATTATATGTACTATGTACTTCATATTCTTTGACAAGCAAGCCTGCAAAACCCAATTTTAATTTGATGAGCATGGCAGCAAATTATCCTCATTTTAGTAGGTCAAATTAAACACAAATCAGTTAGCTTTCAGCAACTTTTGTTAGGCAAGTTAAACATTAAGTATGTCACCATTTCAGTTTCTCACCAACCCACAtcccaaataaaacaaaacataaaacatcagATTTCAGTAGCTTAAATGAATGGTGCATGAACGGCTTGAACT contains:
- the tdp2b gene encoding tyrosyl-DNA phosphodiesterase 2; protein product: MASASDSDKPSVSNVEANRSRLCDEFAAVTGTDIAAAQGYLAENDWEMEKALNSYFEADLERVFEEDFPDSDTTHKTKRQKVEEKPPADCIDLTGDSPASKPSEEDDNKLSLISWNVDGLDTDDLGERARGLCSFLALYTPDVVFLQELIPPYVQYLKKRAVSYLFIEGGEDGYFTGMLLKKTRVKFLESQIVTYPTTQMMRNLLVAQVTFKGQKLCLITSHLESCKASAPERMKQLRVVMQRMREAPDDVTVLFGGDTNLRDSEVAKVGLPPSVSDVWERLGKQEHCRYTWDTKANNNKTLPYVSRCRFDRVYLRPATKEGAPRLAPDHMALLGLEKLDCGRFTSDHWGIYCSFSAA
- the acot13 gene encoding acyl-coenzyme A thioesterase 13 yields the protein MVSLSLNSLKQIMRAMVDNQGFDRVLRKVDVLSASPGKVVCELRVDEEHTNRGGTLHGGLTATLVDVISTMAIMYSERGAPGVSVDMNITYMNAAKIGEDVLITAQVLKQGRTLAFATVDLTSKATGKLIAQGRHTKHLGSS